A part of Actinomycetota bacterium genomic DNA contains:
- a CDS encoding ATP phosphoribosyltransferase, with product MLSLALPKGSLEEQTLALFAQADLEVKKSSRAYNPTID from the coding sequence ATGCTGTCATTAGCGCTGCCGAAGGGTTCGCTGGAGGAACAGACACTTGCGCTGTTCGCTCAAGCCGACCTAGAGGTCAAGAAGTCGAGTCGGGCCTACAACCCCACGATCGACG